A stretch of the Lepidochelys kempii isolate rLepKem1 chromosome 15, rLepKem1.hap2, whole genome shotgun sequence genome encodes the following:
- the LOC140898814 gene encoding sodium/glucose cotransporter 1 isoform X4, translated as MFSTNRGTVGGFFLAGRSMVWWPIGASLFASNIGSGHFVGLAGTGAAAGIATGGFEWNALIIVVVLGWLFVPIYVKAGVVTMPEYLKKRFGGQRIQIYLSVLSLLLYIFTKISADIFSGAIFIQIAMGLNLYLAIIILLGITGLYTITGGLAAVIYTDTLQTIIMLVGSFILTGFAFSKVGGYEAFMEKYMNAIPNNISYGNITIDPKCYTPRADSFHIFRDPITGDLPWPGLVFGLSILALWYWCTDQVIVQRCLSAKNMSHVKAGCVMCGYLKLLPMFLMVMPGMISRILYTDTVACVVPSECESYCGTKVGCSNIAYPKMVVDLMPNGLRGLMLSVMLASLMSSLTSIFNSASTLFTMDIYTKIRSRASERELMLAGRLFILALIGISIAWVPVVQSAQSGQLFDYIQSITSYLGPPIAAVFLLAIFCKRVNEEGAFWGLVVGLVIGLVRMIAEFAYGTGSCVNPSNCPKIICGIHYLYFAIILFGISTIIILGISLITKPIPDVHLYRLCWSLRNSKEERIDLDANEKTEEPESNDDVSEQGDEEQGCCKKAYNWFCGLDQKKGPKLSKEEQEAMEKKLTDTSERPIWRNVVNINGIILLTVAVFCHAFFA; from the exons ATTGGTGCCTCTCTGTTTGCCAGTAACATTGGTAGTGGGCACTTTGTGGGCTTGGCAGgcacaggagcagctgcaggaatcGCCACTGGAGGATTCGAATGGAAC GCCCTGATAATTGTGGTGGTTCTTGGCTGGTTGTTTGTTCCCATCTACGTCAAGGCTGGG GTGGTGACGATGCCAGAATATCTCAAGAAGCGGTTTGGTGGCCAACGGATTCAGATATATCTGTCCGTCCTTTCTCTGCTCCTCTATATTTTCACCAAGATCTCG GCAGATATATTCTCTGGAGCTATATTTATCCAAATAGCCATGGGGTTGAATCTTTATTTGGCCATAATCATACTGCTGGGTATTACTGGTCTTTACACGATCACAG GTGgccttgctgctgtgatttaCACAGACACCTTACAGACCATCATCATGCTGGTGGGATCCTTTATTCTCACAGGATTTG CATTTTCCAAAGTAGGAGGATATGAGGCCTTTATGGAGAAATATATGAATGCAATTCCAAACAACATCTCATATGGAAACATTACCATTGACCCAAAATGCTACACCCCTCGGGCAGATTCTTTCCACATCTTCCGAGACCCGATCACTGGAGATCTGCCATGGCCGGGCCTTGTCTTTGGCTTGAGCATCCTCGCTTTGTGGTACTGGTGCACAGATCAG GTTATTGTTCAACGATGCCTCTCAGCCAAGAACATGTCCCATGTGAAGGCCGGCTGTGTCATGTGTGGGTACCTGAAGCTGCTGCCCATGTTTTTGATGGTGATGCCTGGGATGATCAGTCGGATTTTGTACACAG ATACAGTGGCTTGTGTTGTGCCTTCAGAATGTGAGAGCTACTGTGGCACCAAAGTTGGCTGTTCAAACATTGCTTATCCAAAAATGGTGGTGGACCTTATGCCAAATG gTTTGCGAGGTCTGATGTTGTCAGTCATGCTGGCCTCTCTCATGAGCTCCCTGACTTCCATTTTTAATAGTGCTAGCACTCTGTTCACCATGGACATCTACACCAAAATACGATCCCGGGCATCTGAGAGAGAGCTCATGCTGGCTGGAAG GTTATTTATCTTAGCTTTAATTGGTATCAGCATTGCTTGGGTTCCTGTGGTGCAGTCAGCTCAAAGCGGGCAGCTCTTTGATTATATACAGTCTATCACCAGCTACTTGGGGCCACCCATTGCTGCTGTCTTCCTGCTTGCTATCTTCTGTAAAAGGGTCAATGAGGAG GGTGCCTTCTGGGGCTTGGTTGTTGGGCTGGTCATTGGGCTGGTTCGAATGATTGCAGAGTTTGCCTATGGAACTGGAAGCTGTGTAAACCCCAGCAACTGTCCAAAGATCATTTGTGGAATTCACTACCTGTACTTCGCTATAATCCTTTTTGGGATCTCCACCATCATCATTCTGGGTATCTCATTGATAACTAAACCCATTCCTGATGTACAT CTTTACCGCTTGTGCTGGTCTCTGCGGAACAGCAAGGAGGAACGTATTGACCTGGATGCAAATGAGAAGACTGAGGAACCTGAGAGCAATGATGATGTATCAG AACAAGGTGATGAAGAGCAAGGATGCTGTAAGAAGGCCTACAACTGGTTCTGTGGCTTAGATCAGAAAAAAGGTCCCAAACTGAGCAAAGAGGAACAGGAAGCAATGGAGAAGAAACTGACTGACACTTCTGAGAGGCCAATCTGGAGAAATGTTGTGAACATCAATGGCATCATTCTTCTGACTGTGGCTGTATTCTGTCATGCCTTCTTTGCATAA
- the LOC140898814 gene encoding sodium/glucose cotransporter 1 isoform X1, with protein sequence MDSSEKINNPADISVIVIYFVVVLAVGVWAMFSTNRGTVGGFFLAGRSMVWWPIGASLFASNIGSGHFVGLAGTGAAAGIATGGFEWNALIIVVVLGWLFVPIYVKAGVVTMPEYLKKRFGGQRIQIYLSVLSLLLYIFTKISADIFSGAIFIQIAMGLNLYLAIIILLGITGLYTITGGLAAVIYTDTLQTIIMLVGSFILTGFAFSKVGGYEAFMEKYMNAIPNNISYGNITIDPKCYTPRADSFHIFRDPITGDLPWPGLVFGLSILALWYWCTDQVIVQRCLSAKNMSHVKAGCVMCGYLKLLPMFLMVMPGMISRILYTDTVACVVPSECESYCGTKVGCSNIAYPKMVVDLMPNGLRGLMLSVMLASLMSSLTSIFNSASTLFTMDIYTKIRSRASERELMLAGRLFILALIGISIAWVPVVQSAQSGQLFDYIQSITSYLGPPIAAVFLLAIFCKRVNEEGAFWGLVVGLVIGLVRMIAEFAYGTGSCVNPSNCPKIICGIHYLYFAIILFGISTIIILGISLITKPIPDVHLYRLCWSLRNSKEERIDLDANEKTEEPESNDDVSEQGDEEQGCCKKAYNWFCGLDQKKGPKLSKEEQEAMEKKLTDTSERPIWRNVVNINGIILLTVAVFCHAFFA encoded by the exons ATTGGTGCCTCTCTGTTTGCCAGTAACATTGGTAGTGGGCACTTTGTGGGCTTGGCAGgcacaggagcagctgcaggaatcGCCACTGGAGGATTCGAATGGAAC GCCCTGATAATTGTGGTGGTTCTTGGCTGGTTGTTTGTTCCCATCTACGTCAAGGCTGGG GTGGTGACGATGCCAGAATATCTCAAGAAGCGGTTTGGTGGCCAACGGATTCAGATATATCTGTCCGTCCTTTCTCTGCTCCTCTATATTTTCACCAAGATCTCG GCAGATATATTCTCTGGAGCTATATTTATCCAAATAGCCATGGGGTTGAATCTTTATTTGGCCATAATCATACTGCTGGGTATTACTGGTCTTTACACGATCACAG GTGgccttgctgctgtgatttaCACAGACACCTTACAGACCATCATCATGCTGGTGGGATCCTTTATTCTCACAGGATTTG CATTTTCCAAAGTAGGAGGATATGAGGCCTTTATGGAGAAATATATGAATGCAATTCCAAACAACATCTCATATGGAAACATTACCATTGACCCAAAATGCTACACCCCTCGGGCAGATTCTTTCCACATCTTCCGAGACCCGATCACTGGAGATCTGCCATGGCCGGGCCTTGTCTTTGGCTTGAGCATCCTCGCTTTGTGGTACTGGTGCACAGATCAG GTTATTGTTCAACGATGCCTCTCAGCCAAGAACATGTCCCATGTGAAGGCCGGCTGTGTCATGTGTGGGTACCTGAAGCTGCTGCCCATGTTTTTGATGGTGATGCCTGGGATGATCAGTCGGATTTTGTACACAG ATACAGTGGCTTGTGTTGTGCCTTCAGAATGTGAGAGCTACTGTGGCACCAAAGTTGGCTGTTCAAACATTGCTTATCCAAAAATGGTGGTGGACCTTATGCCAAATG gTTTGCGAGGTCTGATGTTGTCAGTCATGCTGGCCTCTCTCATGAGCTCCCTGACTTCCATTTTTAATAGTGCTAGCACTCTGTTCACCATGGACATCTACACCAAAATACGATCCCGGGCATCTGAGAGAGAGCTCATGCTGGCTGGAAG GTTATTTATCTTAGCTTTAATTGGTATCAGCATTGCTTGGGTTCCTGTGGTGCAGTCAGCTCAAAGCGGGCAGCTCTTTGATTATATACAGTCTATCACCAGCTACTTGGGGCCACCCATTGCTGCTGTCTTCCTGCTTGCTATCTTCTGTAAAAGGGTCAATGAGGAG GGTGCCTTCTGGGGCTTGGTTGTTGGGCTGGTCATTGGGCTGGTTCGAATGATTGCAGAGTTTGCCTATGGAACTGGAAGCTGTGTAAACCCCAGCAACTGTCCAAAGATCATTTGTGGAATTCACTACCTGTACTTCGCTATAATCCTTTTTGGGATCTCCACCATCATCATTCTGGGTATCTCATTGATAACTAAACCCATTCCTGATGTACAT CTTTACCGCTTGTGCTGGTCTCTGCGGAACAGCAAGGAGGAACGTATTGACCTGGATGCAAATGAGAAGACTGAGGAACCTGAGAGCAATGATGATGTATCAG AACAAGGTGATGAAGAGCAAGGATGCTGTAAGAAGGCCTACAACTGGTTCTGTGGCTTAGATCAGAAAAAAGGTCCCAAACTGAGCAAAGAGGAACAGGAAGCAATGGAGAAGAAACTGACTGACACTTCTGAGAGGCCAATCTGGAGAAATGTTGTGAACATCAATGGCATCATTCTTCTGACTGTGGCTGTATTCTGTCATGCCTTCTTTGCATAA
- the LOC140898814 gene encoding sodium/glucose cotransporter 1 isoform X3, whose amino-acid sequence MGRSASDHAMFSTNRGTVGGFFLAGRSMVWWPIGASLFASNIGSGHFVGLAGTGAAAGIATGGFEWNALIIVVVLGWLFVPIYVKAGVVTMPEYLKKRFGGQRIQIYLSVLSLLLYIFTKISADIFSGAIFIQIAMGLNLYLAIIILLGITGLYTITGGLAAVIYTDTLQTIIMLVGSFILTGFAFSKVGGYEAFMEKYMNAIPNNISYGNITIDPKCYTPRADSFHIFRDPITGDLPWPGLVFGLSILALWYWCTDQVIVQRCLSAKNMSHVKAGCVMCGYLKLLPMFLMVMPGMISRILYTDTVACVVPSECESYCGTKVGCSNIAYPKMVVDLMPNGLRGLMLSVMLASLMSSLTSIFNSASTLFTMDIYTKIRSRASERELMLAGRLFILALIGISIAWVPVVQSAQSGQLFDYIQSITSYLGPPIAAVFLLAIFCKRVNEEGAFWGLVVGLVIGLVRMIAEFAYGTGSCVNPSNCPKIICGIHYLYFAIILFGISTIIILGISLITKPIPDVHLYRLCWSLRNSKEERIDLDANEKTEEPESNDDVSEQGDEEQGCCKKAYNWFCGLDQKKGPKLSKEEQEAMEKKLTDTSERPIWRNVVNINGIILLTVAVFCHAFFA is encoded by the exons ATTGGTGCCTCTCTGTTTGCCAGTAACATTGGTAGTGGGCACTTTGTGGGCTTGGCAGgcacaggagcagctgcaggaatcGCCACTGGAGGATTCGAATGGAAC GCCCTGATAATTGTGGTGGTTCTTGGCTGGTTGTTTGTTCCCATCTACGTCAAGGCTGGG GTGGTGACGATGCCAGAATATCTCAAGAAGCGGTTTGGTGGCCAACGGATTCAGATATATCTGTCCGTCCTTTCTCTGCTCCTCTATATTTTCACCAAGATCTCG GCAGATATATTCTCTGGAGCTATATTTATCCAAATAGCCATGGGGTTGAATCTTTATTTGGCCATAATCATACTGCTGGGTATTACTGGTCTTTACACGATCACAG GTGgccttgctgctgtgatttaCACAGACACCTTACAGACCATCATCATGCTGGTGGGATCCTTTATTCTCACAGGATTTG CATTTTCCAAAGTAGGAGGATATGAGGCCTTTATGGAGAAATATATGAATGCAATTCCAAACAACATCTCATATGGAAACATTACCATTGACCCAAAATGCTACACCCCTCGGGCAGATTCTTTCCACATCTTCCGAGACCCGATCACTGGAGATCTGCCATGGCCGGGCCTTGTCTTTGGCTTGAGCATCCTCGCTTTGTGGTACTGGTGCACAGATCAG GTTATTGTTCAACGATGCCTCTCAGCCAAGAACATGTCCCATGTGAAGGCCGGCTGTGTCATGTGTGGGTACCTGAAGCTGCTGCCCATGTTTTTGATGGTGATGCCTGGGATGATCAGTCGGATTTTGTACACAG ATACAGTGGCTTGTGTTGTGCCTTCAGAATGTGAGAGCTACTGTGGCACCAAAGTTGGCTGTTCAAACATTGCTTATCCAAAAATGGTGGTGGACCTTATGCCAAATG gTTTGCGAGGTCTGATGTTGTCAGTCATGCTGGCCTCTCTCATGAGCTCCCTGACTTCCATTTTTAATAGTGCTAGCACTCTGTTCACCATGGACATCTACACCAAAATACGATCCCGGGCATCTGAGAGAGAGCTCATGCTGGCTGGAAG GTTATTTATCTTAGCTTTAATTGGTATCAGCATTGCTTGGGTTCCTGTGGTGCAGTCAGCTCAAAGCGGGCAGCTCTTTGATTATATACAGTCTATCACCAGCTACTTGGGGCCACCCATTGCTGCTGTCTTCCTGCTTGCTATCTTCTGTAAAAGGGTCAATGAGGAG GGTGCCTTCTGGGGCTTGGTTGTTGGGCTGGTCATTGGGCTGGTTCGAATGATTGCAGAGTTTGCCTATGGAACTGGAAGCTGTGTAAACCCCAGCAACTGTCCAAAGATCATTTGTGGAATTCACTACCTGTACTTCGCTATAATCCTTTTTGGGATCTCCACCATCATCATTCTGGGTATCTCATTGATAACTAAACCCATTCCTGATGTACAT CTTTACCGCTTGTGCTGGTCTCTGCGGAACAGCAAGGAGGAACGTATTGACCTGGATGCAAATGAGAAGACTGAGGAACCTGAGAGCAATGATGATGTATCAG AACAAGGTGATGAAGAGCAAGGATGCTGTAAGAAGGCCTACAACTGGTTCTGTGGCTTAGATCAGAAAAAAGGTCCCAAACTGAGCAAAGAGGAACAGGAAGCAATGGAGAAGAAACTGACTGACACTTCTGAGAGGCCAATCTGGAGAAATGTTGTGAACATCAATGGCATCATTCTTCTGACTGTGGCTGTATTCTGTCATGCCTTCTTTGCATAA
- the LOC140898814 gene encoding sodium/glucose cotransporter 1 isoform X5, producing the protein MPEYLKKRFGGQRIQIYLSVLSLLLYIFTKISADIFSGAIFIQIAMGLNLYLAIIILLGITGLYTITGGLAAVIYTDTLQTIIMLVGSFILTGFAFSKVGGYEAFMEKYMNAIPNNISYGNITIDPKCYTPRADSFHIFRDPITGDLPWPGLVFGLSILALWYWCTDQVIVQRCLSAKNMSHVKAGCVMCGYLKLLPMFLMVMPGMISRILYTDTVACVVPSECESYCGTKVGCSNIAYPKMVVDLMPNGLRGLMLSVMLASLMSSLTSIFNSASTLFTMDIYTKIRSRASERELMLAGRLFILALIGISIAWVPVVQSAQSGQLFDYIQSITSYLGPPIAAVFLLAIFCKRVNEEGAFWGLVVGLVIGLVRMIAEFAYGTGSCVNPSNCPKIICGIHYLYFAIILFGISTIIILGISLITKPIPDVHLYRLCWSLRNSKEERIDLDANEKTEEPESNDDVSEQGDEEQGCCKKAYNWFCGLDQKKGPKLSKEEQEAMEKKLTDTSERPIWRNVVNINGIILLTVAVFCHAFFA; encoded by the exons ATGCCAGAATATCTCAAGAAGCGGTTTGGTGGCCAACGGATTCAGATATATCTGTCCGTCCTTTCTCTGCTCCTCTATATTTTCACCAAGATCTCG GCAGATATATTCTCTGGAGCTATATTTATCCAAATAGCCATGGGGTTGAATCTTTATTTGGCCATAATCATACTGCTGGGTATTACTGGTCTTTACACGATCACAG GTGgccttgctgctgtgatttaCACAGACACCTTACAGACCATCATCATGCTGGTGGGATCCTTTATTCTCACAGGATTTG CATTTTCCAAAGTAGGAGGATATGAGGCCTTTATGGAGAAATATATGAATGCAATTCCAAACAACATCTCATATGGAAACATTACCATTGACCCAAAATGCTACACCCCTCGGGCAGATTCTTTCCACATCTTCCGAGACCCGATCACTGGAGATCTGCCATGGCCGGGCCTTGTCTTTGGCTTGAGCATCCTCGCTTTGTGGTACTGGTGCACAGATCAG GTTATTGTTCAACGATGCCTCTCAGCCAAGAACATGTCCCATGTGAAGGCCGGCTGTGTCATGTGTGGGTACCTGAAGCTGCTGCCCATGTTTTTGATGGTGATGCCTGGGATGATCAGTCGGATTTTGTACACAG ATACAGTGGCTTGTGTTGTGCCTTCAGAATGTGAGAGCTACTGTGGCACCAAAGTTGGCTGTTCAAACATTGCTTATCCAAAAATGGTGGTGGACCTTATGCCAAATG gTTTGCGAGGTCTGATGTTGTCAGTCATGCTGGCCTCTCTCATGAGCTCCCTGACTTCCATTTTTAATAGTGCTAGCACTCTGTTCACCATGGACATCTACACCAAAATACGATCCCGGGCATCTGAGAGAGAGCTCATGCTGGCTGGAAG GTTATTTATCTTAGCTTTAATTGGTATCAGCATTGCTTGGGTTCCTGTGGTGCAGTCAGCTCAAAGCGGGCAGCTCTTTGATTATATACAGTCTATCACCAGCTACTTGGGGCCACCCATTGCTGCTGTCTTCCTGCTTGCTATCTTCTGTAAAAGGGTCAATGAGGAG GGTGCCTTCTGGGGCTTGGTTGTTGGGCTGGTCATTGGGCTGGTTCGAATGATTGCAGAGTTTGCCTATGGAACTGGAAGCTGTGTAAACCCCAGCAACTGTCCAAAGATCATTTGTGGAATTCACTACCTGTACTTCGCTATAATCCTTTTTGGGATCTCCACCATCATCATTCTGGGTATCTCATTGATAACTAAACCCATTCCTGATGTACAT CTTTACCGCTTGTGCTGGTCTCTGCGGAACAGCAAGGAGGAACGTATTGACCTGGATGCAAATGAGAAGACTGAGGAACCTGAGAGCAATGATGATGTATCAG AACAAGGTGATGAAGAGCAAGGATGCTGTAAGAAGGCCTACAACTGGTTCTGTGGCTTAGATCAGAAAAAAGGTCCCAAACTGAGCAAAGAGGAACAGGAAGCAATGGAGAAGAAACTGACTGACACTTCTGAGAGGCCAATCTGGAGAAATGTTGTGAACATCAATGGCATCATTCTTCTGACTGTGGCTGTATTCTGTCATGCCTTCTTTGCATAA
- the LOC140898814 gene encoding sodium/glucose cotransporter 1 isoform X2, with protein MRDGTAGVLAHGTVGFPRVSVTLSLGLAMFSTNRGTVGGFFLAGRSMVWWPIGASLFASNIGSGHFVGLAGTGAAAGIATGGFEWNALIIVVVLGWLFVPIYVKAGVVTMPEYLKKRFGGQRIQIYLSVLSLLLYIFTKISADIFSGAIFIQIAMGLNLYLAIIILLGITGLYTITGGLAAVIYTDTLQTIIMLVGSFILTGFAFSKVGGYEAFMEKYMNAIPNNISYGNITIDPKCYTPRADSFHIFRDPITGDLPWPGLVFGLSILALWYWCTDQVIVQRCLSAKNMSHVKAGCVMCGYLKLLPMFLMVMPGMISRILYTDTVACVVPSECESYCGTKVGCSNIAYPKMVVDLMPNGLRGLMLSVMLASLMSSLTSIFNSASTLFTMDIYTKIRSRASERELMLAGRLFILALIGISIAWVPVVQSAQSGQLFDYIQSITSYLGPPIAAVFLLAIFCKRVNEEGAFWGLVVGLVIGLVRMIAEFAYGTGSCVNPSNCPKIICGIHYLYFAIILFGISTIIILGISLITKPIPDVHLYRLCWSLRNSKEERIDLDANEKTEEPESNDDVSEQGDEEQGCCKKAYNWFCGLDQKKGPKLSKEEQEAMEKKLTDTSERPIWRNVVNINGIILLTVAVFCHAFFA; from the exons ATTGGTGCCTCTCTGTTTGCCAGTAACATTGGTAGTGGGCACTTTGTGGGCTTGGCAGgcacaggagcagctgcaggaatcGCCACTGGAGGATTCGAATGGAAC GCCCTGATAATTGTGGTGGTTCTTGGCTGGTTGTTTGTTCCCATCTACGTCAAGGCTGGG GTGGTGACGATGCCAGAATATCTCAAGAAGCGGTTTGGTGGCCAACGGATTCAGATATATCTGTCCGTCCTTTCTCTGCTCCTCTATATTTTCACCAAGATCTCG GCAGATATATTCTCTGGAGCTATATTTATCCAAATAGCCATGGGGTTGAATCTTTATTTGGCCATAATCATACTGCTGGGTATTACTGGTCTTTACACGATCACAG GTGgccttgctgctgtgatttaCACAGACACCTTACAGACCATCATCATGCTGGTGGGATCCTTTATTCTCACAGGATTTG CATTTTCCAAAGTAGGAGGATATGAGGCCTTTATGGAGAAATATATGAATGCAATTCCAAACAACATCTCATATGGAAACATTACCATTGACCCAAAATGCTACACCCCTCGGGCAGATTCTTTCCACATCTTCCGAGACCCGATCACTGGAGATCTGCCATGGCCGGGCCTTGTCTTTGGCTTGAGCATCCTCGCTTTGTGGTACTGGTGCACAGATCAG GTTATTGTTCAACGATGCCTCTCAGCCAAGAACATGTCCCATGTGAAGGCCGGCTGTGTCATGTGTGGGTACCTGAAGCTGCTGCCCATGTTTTTGATGGTGATGCCTGGGATGATCAGTCGGATTTTGTACACAG ATACAGTGGCTTGTGTTGTGCCTTCAGAATGTGAGAGCTACTGTGGCACCAAAGTTGGCTGTTCAAACATTGCTTATCCAAAAATGGTGGTGGACCTTATGCCAAATG gTTTGCGAGGTCTGATGTTGTCAGTCATGCTGGCCTCTCTCATGAGCTCCCTGACTTCCATTTTTAATAGTGCTAGCACTCTGTTCACCATGGACATCTACACCAAAATACGATCCCGGGCATCTGAGAGAGAGCTCATGCTGGCTGGAAG GTTATTTATCTTAGCTTTAATTGGTATCAGCATTGCTTGGGTTCCTGTGGTGCAGTCAGCTCAAAGCGGGCAGCTCTTTGATTATATACAGTCTATCACCAGCTACTTGGGGCCACCCATTGCTGCTGTCTTCCTGCTTGCTATCTTCTGTAAAAGGGTCAATGAGGAG GGTGCCTTCTGGGGCTTGGTTGTTGGGCTGGTCATTGGGCTGGTTCGAATGATTGCAGAGTTTGCCTATGGAACTGGAAGCTGTGTAAACCCCAGCAACTGTCCAAAGATCATTTGTGGAATTCACTACCTGTACTTCGCTATAATCCTTTTTGGGATCTCCACCATCATCATTCTGGGTATCTCATTGATAACTAAACCCATTCCTGATGTACAT CTTTACCGCTTGTGCTGGTCTCTGCGGAACAGCAAGGAGGAACGTATTGACCTGGATGCAAATGAGAAGACTGAGGAACCTGAGAGCAATGATGATGTATCAG AACAAGGTGATGAAGAGCAAGGATGCTGTAAGAAGGCCTACAACTGGTTCTGTGGCTTAGATCAGAAAAAAGGTCCCAAACTGAGCAAAGAGGAACAGGAAGCAATGGAGAAGAAACTGACTGACACTTCTGAGAGGCCAATCTGGAGAAATGTTGTGAACATCAATGGCATCATTCTTCTGACTGTGGCTGTATTCTGTCATGCCTTCTTTGCATAA